The Alnus glutinosa chromosome 3, dhAlnGlut1.1, whole genome shotgun sequence nucleotide sequence TAACCCATCTTTCccattgccttttttttttttatttgatttgctctatttaaatgaattaaaaaaaaaaactgaatttgagAACTGGGTTTGTAGGATTCTGTAAAATTTGCAGGTGGGTATTGATTAAAATGCGTAATCGTAACGGTTAGGTTCTTCTTTTCAATGGGAAATATTTCAAAGCAAAACTTTTTGTTGTGTTGATATTAAATTTCGTTaaagataatatattttccttGAATCCTAAGGCAAAATATGCGTTGAGATGAGTGGAGTCTTTGTGGTGGGAAAGAGCTGAACTCAAGGTGTTTGATGTGGGAAGTGTAAGAAGATTGGCATGATAGATGATCACATGGGGTCGAAATTATTGACACTTCATTGATATTTCGAATTTatggtctttatttatttatttttatggttgGGTAGAACACAAATACAAACTATTAATTCaaacgaaagaaagaaaaaaactataaatacaAACCAAATATATACTTATTAAGGTGAGACTTTCGGGTAAATGAGATTAgtatattagtattttattattctttcaggaaaaatgaaaatcatggAGGACAAATAAATCCTTTTAGGACTCAGAAGTAGACCTACAACTCTGGGATCTAAATTGTCTGTGGGAGAGGAAAATTGTTCTGTTGGAAAACAAAGGGCTTTCCATAATTTATGTAAATAATCTAAAATTTTTAAGAGGAGATCTCTTCATAATTCTAACACTTACTAATTACAGTTATCTCCTAAACAAACGCCTATTATGAGATCTCTTTTTGGATATTTTCCCTTGTACTGATAAAAGAAAACCTCTATGAAAATATATGCTTATAGTTGCACTCAACTTTGAAGAAATCATAATTTTGCCAAATTTATGTTTCCAGCCTTGAATCTCTCAATGGTGTCAAACCTGACTAAAATGGCTAAAACATATCACTTTCTAATAGTAAGGGCTAGCATCGGTAATAATTCTAAAATAGGACATTTGACCACTGAATCTTAGTCTAGGAAGTGATCATGTATAAGTCTTTGTAGGTATTGGAATTTTGATCGGAAAGTGATAAGATCATTTATTACAGGAGATGGTATTGTATATTTATAGGATGATCTCATAATACTTGGCGAATGAGCTGTGCGCATGAAATAAGGCTACTTAAAACTTAGAGACAGGAGTGTGGTGAGTCCCATTCAAGATGGAGTCAGTCATATTGTAATGCTACTTCCAACTTTTTCCAGATACATGATTACTCCCCCATATGATACCAGCTGATACTTCACATGCAGAACTGTTTCTCTAAAGTAACATTCAAATGTTCAagtgactttttttcttttttttattattcataaaaaaataagtcaaaTTATGGATGAAGTCATTGTATCCTGCATTTGTATGTCGCCTGAAAGGGGGCACTTCCTGTATATTGGATATGAATACAAGTTTCTTATATGTTAATTTCATATAATACATGGGCTAATATAATTTCTCTGATAATTAGTAAAGATGGATTAAACTACTAAATTCATATCTGTTcttattattaatttcttataaaaaaagattTCATTTCGCTCTCCTGTTTCTCCTTCCTTGAAATGCATTTGCTTCTGTAACTTTTTTGACAAAACCAGTGATGAACTGCCATTTGCTTTGGAAAAGATGCATGGGTTCTCCACTGTTGATGGCTTTGTGGAGATAACTGAATGCTTGGCAGAGATGATTAAATACGTTGCAAATGAACCCTCAGTAGGGCTTTTCTATATTCAGCAGCATACTCAAAATGCGGTGCCCAACGTCATTACTCTCAAGAATAATGTTGTGGAGAAATCTCGAGAGATGACTTTGCACGCAGAAGATTCAGAGGATTCCATCTCCATGGTGAGCTCAATGAAAGAATGTGGATTCCCCATCGCTGATGAGATGATTAGAGACATCAAAAAATCTCTAGTGATCATGTCCACAAAACAACCAAGAAGAGGGTTAATCCATAACCCAGCTTCAGGTTTTCAGATGGGAAGAACTAGTTCTTGGGGACCAGCTGCTTGGGGTCGGAGTGCAGTTTATGCCCAAGAGGATAACGAAAGAAGAGGTAGTTATTTTTCATCTGTCTTCAAGTCAGCAAGACAAAAGGCCAGCAATTTCAAGTGGCCCCAACATGATCCACGAGAATCAATACAGGCCGAGGGTGAGAAGCTACTGCCATATCCTACTCCAACACTCTCAGTGACTTCTGCTAGTACTAGCTCATCTGTGCCGGATGTGGAAGTAGATGAGCTGCCCTTGTCAAGTCGGATTGAAGATGAGCCActtaatgaagaagaagaagaagaagaagaagaagaagagagtgaTGTCAGCTTACCAAGTCATAATTTATCGTCAGTTTCAGAATACTTTGATGACTTCAAGGCTGATAAAGAAGCCAAACTGAAGGAGTGGTTGGAAGGGACTGACAACCCGGATAATCATAGAGACGCTAGTGACGCGAAAGGGCTTTAGGTTGACAACACTCGGCCACTTCAAAATTATATCTGGATACAGATTATGTACAAAAGGTATATGGTGCTATGAGATATTCATTTTGGGTTGTTTAAagggtaaaagtaaaaatttctTCTCATATTTTTCTTGGTTCTATAGACCTTGAACACCTCATTGTAGAATGGTGATTTCCACTAGTGTACTATTGAAAGCTATGTCGATTTTCAATAACATGGATCTGCATTCTCTGAATGGAAAATATGATCGGGCATCTGCTTTCTTATCACAGAGTTGTTCCGTTACAATGCCTAAGCCCAAAGACATGAACCATCAGAGATGACACTTTTAGATAGATGTTTAGCTTTGACATGCATTTAGTTCTTTTGATgtcaaatgttttgaagttttaaTTAGCAATCGTTATTGAATAACTCTATTTAGTATATTAATGTACAATTGCCATAAAAATTGAGATAACGTGGTGGTGGAAATAAatcattggttttttttttttttaagagtattgATTCAAAGATAATTTACACTGTCATGTCATCCAGCTATATGACAATTGTATaggagtctactaaatagcattactcatcgtTATTATATCTAGCACACCCTTTTCCATAGACCGAGAAAGGAAAGACAGCACGCCGATAAAGCTGCTAACAAGGGCAGATATTGAAAGAAAGTAATTCTTCGTAGACCGATTGATCGACTAGTTACAGGGCCGAAGACAGGGCAAGAAGAGATAGATCTCATTTCAAAGAAAATCGATTCACCAAAGCGATTGATCTAGAAGAGCGTCTGGAAGATCTATTTCAAGAGAGATTCGCGCTTAGACCAGACCAGCTAACAACTAGCGGAGAGTGAAATTGACTCATGGTGAGCCCGGAGTAAGAAACCTAACCCAAAGTATAAAGGATAAGTACCAAAGCTAAGGGGTGATATGTCGAAAATGTTAAACCACCAATTATTCAAAAAACTTAAGTTAAtaggaaaatgtaaatttaattatttaatcaatactttaacacttcttgcgtgtgggctcaaactcccttttaaatttttaataggtgaggttCTACCcgtagaatatttaactgaaatgggaggtaaatgaAGAAATCAAAATTCGAACTCAAGAGCTTAAGCCGatagaaagagataaatttaattatttaattaatattttaacgaGAGATATATTATGTTAGTTACGTTGCTTTGTTTACGTTGTTATCTGTTGCTAGCGATTTTCTTGAATAAGCTGGTCGTGAGGTTGGATAGGGCTGTTAGCCTCATTTATCTAGTGGTTGATTATCTGCAGAAGTGTTATCTCTCTGAAGGGAAGTCATTAGGCCTGGAGAGTTCATGGAGGAATTCTATCAAACTTTCATAACCCACAACTACAAGAATCCATCATACTCACTGCTAAGATCGCAACTTTAACTTCTTATTTCTTTCACACGAAAATTTTTATCTTCGAATTTGCTTTAGAGGATCTACATTGAACCTCTCGCATACATTTTTCTGGTCAGCATTCCCCGTATTGAGCTCTACGTTAACCATTTGACATGTAGATTTTCTTATGGTTTTAAACTGTTTAAGCCAATAATCGTAGCGAGCAGGAACAGTTTGATTGTTGAATCGAAATTCACGTACCTTCTCCCAAGCCCTTaacaataaggaaaaaaaaaattatcttggACTTTTTATTGAATAACTCTCGAAGGTTGAAAATGCACCAAATCACTCTTTAAGGTATGCACCATTATTAAATCAATCCTTCCATTAGATAATAACACGTAGGCTGGTAGCCACATCATATCTAAACAAATTCTAACACGTGTACATGTGTTTGAGTCAACATCaccatgtcatttaaaaaaaaaaatgtcatatcaagaaaaaaaggaagcaaagaaagagagagagaaaggtagtTAGAGTCGCCAAACAACTCCTAAAggtcattgggggtggccacccCCAATAGCTTTTGAGGATCATTCACCACCTTTTGGTTTGGCTAACCAGCCTTTTgggagtggccaaaccaccctagTGGTCATTGGAGGTAGTTTGATTATCTCATATCAAGCCTTTAAGGGTGGTTAAACCGCTCTCAATCTCCAAAAgggatggccgaaccactctCAAATGCCATTGTGAATGGTCCAACCACCCTAAAAGTCAGGTTTAGAGTGGCCGAATTATCTCCAACACCCTTTAATGGTGGTTCGACCACCACCCCCAATAGCCATTGGGGTTGTTCAATCACCCCCAccaccttctctctctttcttttctttttttttttttttttatctctaatgtggcatttttttttttacttaataaGATAGTGCGAACTCAAACACATGTTGTGATAGTGCTAATTCAAACATACGTACACATGTTAACATTTGATAACATGTGTTGGTGCTAATTAATTCAAACATATGTACACATGTTAACATTTGATTGGATGACTTGACTATCAACTTACATGTCATTActcacccttaaaaaaaatataatagaggAAGCGATTGGATTAATAATTGATTTGTTAtgctttttaaaccataaggagtggcTTCATAAAAGAGCAACCCCTACTTTATTTTTCCCTAACAATAAGAGCTTATAAAAATTTAGTCAAACgataaaatataattcattaaaaaaaaaaggtaaagactATTATATGGAGtatgctatatattatattcttaGGGAATAACTCCAATTAGGAAGTGGCAAAAACTAACTCCAATAAGAAATTGACACGTCAtcattaaataagaaaagtaaatattaacaaaacttAGCAAAACACGGGATCAAAAACCCTCAATTTCACTATTTTagtcttaaaacaaaaaattatcccAGCCAttggccgccgccgccacaggCCCACGCCGaaattgggggtggctgccaccgggccgcgcggccacccccggggtCTGGGGAGTAGCCGCGCGGATGTTTCCAGCGTGGAACAGTGCTGGCGGTGTCTGGGTGGGCGGGAgttgggagtttttttttttttttttcaaactaaaaaaagttaaaaaatgatTAGATTCAATGTTATACAAACAATAGTTTTTCTTGTTATAGACTGATGTGTCAATCCCTTATTGGTGGCAAAAAAACACTGATTTTCTACCCTGACCGGATAGAAGGGGCACTCATATTCTTATACCACAAATATCACACAATGTGACAGTCAGAACCAAcccttgattctttttttttaacaataattgatCAAAAAGTTATTGAAATTGTCACATTAATATTGTTAGATActtgtagaataaaaatatactatctagtttattatatatatgtttcaattGTTCTCTCGAAATCGATATAGACCtgtcttgttttttctttcttgtcactGAAATATGTAAATAAGATTTGGTTTGCGATTTACACAAAACACGGCAATTAAAACTAATAGCATTAAAAATTTACCAtaacataataattaaaagaaataataagacCATAGTTTTATATTTGAAACAAACATATTTCATCCCACTATAATCTtaaagatcattttttttttatcttcctGTAAGCTGAGAATATTGACAAATGGAAATAAGATTTGATTTGCCATTCACACAAAACATGACAATTAGCCACAAGACCatagtttttatatttgatacTTCTCAACAACTAGAGTGGAGGCAGTTGCACCAACATAAATCCGACCTGTCAAAAGTAACTCCGAGTCTCATAGTAAAGGCTCGGCCATCAGCCGGACTCATCCATCCATCCATCCTACAATATCAGCTAGGCAGCCACTTCTCATCCAGATGGCATTTCTGGGGCAACATAGCTCTCAAGAGATTCACCAGCGGCCTGTCCAAACACCGAGGTCTTGCTCACAAGCTCCAATCAATTCAGAGGCATCTCGAGGAGATGCCTTGAAGACTCTGGGCAACATGAAGCCAAACAACAGAGAAGCCAGACTCTTGCTCAATGTTCACTTTGACATTGCATTTATCACCTTACCGGCAGAGAAGCCAAACAACAGCGCAGTGGTCCTCCTGCAAGTGGCATAGTCATCTTCAACAAGCTGACAAAGGCGGTAGTGATCCGGCCAAAGATCATGAGTAAGTAAAGCTGTTATGAGGCTGGGAACAAACTTGGTCACAGATTGCAAATTGGCCCTTGTTGATAGATTCAGAGGTGAAGAGCAGATCCTTCAATAAATTTTTGATGGAGCAttcacaggaaaaaaaaaagaaggttagTTCTGAATAAGTCAAGGACAGAGCTTAAATCTAACCAAGCAAGTAATGTCCTCGCAGCGGCTGcgcttttgggtttttttttttgggggggggggggggggggggggggggggggtgggggctGATGcccagaaagaaagaaatttcaacaaattaaatttttattatttaacttCAGTGATTTTTATGTCTTCATATTCTCTGCTAGTCTACTAGAATTCCGAGTATACAATGAACAAATTCCTTTTCCATGGAAAACCCAACCACACCATTAAATTGATTCTTGAAAAGAACCTGCTGAAGTCACTGGTATATAGCCATCATTCAGATCCTGGTCCCAAGCAtgagataataaaaaaatttcactaattAAATATCTTTATCTAAATTTCACTAATTAAATATCTTTATCTAAATAAGAGACCTAATTAACATACTAGCCACTAATCACAtttgaaaaacataaaatttgtaTGGAATAATACATACTTCTCAGTCAGATCCTCTAACGGAAGGCAATGCCTCATCAGGTTACATTAAAATGGAAATTGATATTTGCAAAATTGCATATTCGACTACTTGGGCCCAGCAAAGCTAAACAACATTGAGATAAGAAAAGCAGGTGAGGGGCACAACATTCTCCACCAAAAAGGTTAAAAGGGAAAACAGTTCTACGCATAAAGACCAATGCTCATGAAGAGCCAGTTACAAGTTATGACATCTCACCTCTCAAGTCTGTCTACTCATTGTTTCAACATGTCACCTTGATTTTGCCCTATAACAAAATATGAAACTTGATATTAGATTCTCTTATTTGAAACACTAAATATTAATTCAAGAACCACTGTTCTTAAACAGGCACATTCAATTATTTCAAgaaaaacatcatttttttataagtatttccAGAAAAACATCATTCTGTTTAGTTTTCCATGGTTTTTTTGCATGGGCTAGTGTCTCCTCTGAAATAGAAGGATAATAAAGCCACTGCTATAGCAGATAACATAAACTTGTAACCACAATGCATTATGATATAGTAAAATTCTTTTTTGATAGGTATATAGTAAAATTCTTCTAACGTTGTTTTCTATGGCTTTTGGCTGCCACCAGTATTTCAAGGGAGGGAAGTGAAGCCACTGCCacagtgaaaaatataaaagcttggagggagggagggagggagagtaAATGccttagaaaaaggaaaagaaagagtaaaGACTTGGTTCAACCAGCATCCCcctctaaaattaaatgaaaataacgCCACTACCACAGTGGATAATTTGAGCTTGTAACCACATTATATTAGGAAATAGTagattacacacacacaaacacacacaagaACAgaagggacggagggagggtaAATGCCttagagaaaggaaaagaaagagtaaaGACTTGGTTCAACCAGCATCCCcctctaaaattaaatgaaaataacgCCACTAACACAGTGGATAATTTGAGCTTGTAACCACATTATATTAGGAAATAGTagattacacacacacaaacacagagAAGAACAGAGAAATAGCTAAATACTTTAGAAAAGGGGGGAAAGAAAAACGTCAAGAGTTGTTTCACATGTTGTTGTAGAAACacaacggaaaaaaaaaatcccattccACTTGACATCACAATGAGGCAAGATGCATGAGCAATggaaatatatttaaattagaattttctaaaaagaaaaagaaaaaagataccCTCTATATATTACCTGAACCAAGTGTGTCAAGAAGCATTTGATCTGTAGGCTTGATTTCCTCTGACATCCTAGTTTCCTCTGACACTTTACTAGTTACTACATTTGAATTAGTAGGCGCTGCTGACCCATTGCTGCTGCGCACTATTTTAGCCTTTCTGGGAAAATCACCAAGGATAAAATGTTACTTATACATCAATTATAGTACAACAGATATATGAGATATCCAAGCAATTAAAACTTTTCAAGATCTTCAGCTCATACCTCACCATTTTTCGCTTCAAAATGCCTGTGTTCAGCTTTGATGCTCCTTTTCCAAAACCATGAAATACGTACTTTAAGTTCTACAACAACTAAATATAGTAATCATGGATTACAAAAAGTAAAGCTCCAACCAAGCACCTGATTTGAGCGCCAAAGTAGTTGAAGCAGGTTTGCGGTTGCCCCTCTCAGCCTTGATGGAAGCAATCACAGAATCAGCAGTAGACCCCAGACCTTTTCTTCCCACCAGCTTCACCCCCAACTTTTCACAGAGGTAATTCAACCTCATTTCATCACCTCCTCTCACCTCTCTCAGCTCCAGTGCATGTTGTCTTGATAACAAAGTGTAAACATGAAGCTGTTGCTGATGATTAAAATGTGACTGAAGCTGCTGGAAAAGTAACTTATTTGAATGCTGTTGATCTGGTTTTGAACCTTCATGACTCTTCTTTCGAGGCTCACTAAATGCCACCCGCAAAATTGCTGCTGACCTGGGATCAGCATTCTTCTGAGCAAAAATAACAGAAAAGCTCCCAAATTCTAGATCAGGCTCCCTAAATAAATCTGCAAGAAGGGAAGCACAAGAATGGGCATTCTTCGATGGGCTCCTGTCAACCTTTTTTCTCAAGGTCCGAGCATTAGCATAGTGAGCCATGTTTGAAGATTCTCTTAACCCACTAACAAAAGCTCCGTGCATAGTTGCAGGGTATCGCCTAGTGGTGGCCTCCCCTGCAAAGAAAAGCCTTCCATCTCCCACACTTTCTGCCAAAATATCATAATCATCTCCTGATGCGCCAACTGCAACATTAGAGTAAGAACCTAGACTGAAGGGATCACCACCCCATCTGGTACAAACTGTTTGGATAGGCTCCGGAACATTGATTCCTTGCGGTTCAAAGATACCTGCATGCATTTATGCccagttttgaaaaaaaaaaaaaatatccccACCAGAAATATTCAGATACTTAGCTGAAAACTTTCACGATTAGGATAGGAAGAAACTCTTCATCCAAGAAAGTATTCTTGTTGTAATACACTTTTTAGTAGTACAGGAAATAGAACATTGTTTAGCATCTAGTTCTTCTGAATGACTATGGAAAAGTACATATCATCACCAAGAAATGGTTCagaaaaatataacaatttaaTGAAGTTTGCAACTAACTCTGATCTACTTGAGTATTGGGCATATAGGATAC carries:
- the LOC133865002 gene encoding uncharacterized protein LOC133865002; translated protein: MHGFSTVDGFVEITECLAEMIKYVANEPSVGLFYIQQHTQNAVPNVITLKNNVVEKSREMTLHAEDSEDSISMVSSMKECGFPIADEMIRDIKKSLVIMSTKQPRRGLIHNPASGFQMGRTSSWGPAAWGRSAVYAQEDNERRGSYFSSVFKSARQKASNFKWPQHDPRESIQAEGEKLLPYPTPTLSVTSASTSSSVPDVEVDELPLSSRIEDEPLNEEEEEEEEEEESDVSLPSHNLSSVSEYFDDFKADKEAKLKEWLEGTDNPDNHRDASDAKGL